Proteins found in one Zea mays cultivar B73 chromosome 1, Zm-B73-REFERENCE-NAM-5.0, whole genome shotgun sequence genomic segment:
- the LOC100283067 gene encoding beta-1,3-galactosyltransferase sqv-2 isoform X2, with the protein MQIREGPARRQAPSAAGALRSPMSAMMLAMFATMASFYVAGRLWQDAQNRLHLIKELDRRTGQGQSAISVDDTLKVVACRQQGKRLASLEMELAAAKHKGFVGKYTPETNGTHSGKKPLIVIGIMSSFGRKNYRDAVRKSWLPTGSMLKKLEEEKGIVVRFVVGRSANRGDTFDREIDDENRSTKDFLILDDHIESDEELPKKTKSFFANAAETFNAAFYAKVNDDIYINVDTLSAMLETHWDRPRVYIGCMKSGEVFSDLTHKWYESDWWKFGDGKSYFRHASGEMFVISRAIAQFISINKSALRTYAHDDVSVGSWMIGLAVNHVNEAKLCCSSWPSGLIRNG; encoded by the exons ATGCAGATTCGGGAGGGCCCGGCGCGGCGGCAGGCGCCGTCCGCCGCTGGGGCGCTGCGGTCGCCCATGTCCGCCATGATGCTCGCTATGTTCGCTACTATGGCCTCCTTCTACGTCGCCGGTCG ATTGTGGCAGGATGCTCAGAACCGACTTCATCTCATTAAGGAGCTCGACAGACGAACAGGCCAG GGGCAATCAGCAATATCTGTGGATGATACCTTGAAGGTTGTTGCATGCAG GCAGCAAGGGAAGCGGTTGGCATCACTTGAGATGGAGCTGGCTGCAGCAAAGCATAAAGGTTTTGTTGGCAAATATACTCCTGAGACAAATGGAACTCATTCTGGGAAAAAGCCACTGATTGTTATTGGAATAATGAGTAGCTTTGGGAGGAAAAACTACCGTGATGCTGTCAGGAAATCATGGCTTCCAACAG GTTCAATGCTGAAGAAACTAGAAGAAGAAAAAGGCATTGTAGTACGTTTTGTTGTTGGAAGAAG TGCAAATCGAGGTGATACTTTCGATAGGGAGATTGATGACGAAAATAGGAGCACCAAGGATTTCTTGATATTG GATGATCATATAGAATCTGATGAAGAGCTTCCTAAGAAGACAAAAAGTTTCTTTGCTAATGCAGCAGAAACATTCAATGCTGCATTTTATGCTAAGGTCAATGATGATATATACATAAATGTCG ATACTTTGAGTGCAATGCTCGAAACTCACTGGGACAGGCCTCGTGTCTATATAGGTTGCATGAAATCGGGCGAGGTTTTCTCTGACTT AACCCACAAGTGGTACGAATCAGACTGGTGGAAATTTGGTGATGGGAAATC GTACTTTCGACACGCTTCTGGTGAAATGTTTGTCATATCCAGGGCCATAGCTCAGTTCATTTCTATAAACAA GTCCGCTCTCCGGacatatgcccatgatgatgttAGTGTTGGATCGTGGATGATTGGCCTTGCCGTGAATCATGTAAATGAAGCAAAACTGTGCTGTTCATCGTGGCCCTCAG GCTTGATTCGGAACGGCTGA
- the LOC100283067 gene encoding beta-1,3-galactosyltransferase sqv-2 isoform X1: MQIREGPARRQAPSAAGALRSPMSAMMLAMFATMASFYVAGRLWQDAQNRLHLIKELDRRTGQGQSAISVDDTLKVVACRQQGKRLASLEMELAAAKHKGFVGKYTPETNGTHSGKKPLIVIGIMSSFGRKNYRDAVRKSWLPTGSMLKKLEEEKGIVVRFVVGRSANRGDTFDREIDDENRSTKDFLILDDHIESDEELPKKTKSFFANAAETFNAAFYAKVNDDIYINVDTLSAMLETHWDRPRVYIGCMKSGEVFSDLTHKWYESDWWKFGDGKSYFRHASGEMFVISRAIAQFISINKSALRTYAHDDVSVGSWMIGLAVNHVNEAKLCCSSWPSGPGFEPQPLHIMRVWLGA, from the exons ATGCAGATTCGGGAGGGCCCGGCGCGGCGGCAGGCGCCGTCCGCCGCTGGGGCGCTGCGGTCGCCCATGTCCGCCATGATGCTCGCTATGTTCGCTACTATGGCCTCCTTCTACGTCGCCGGTCG ATTGTGGCAGGATGCTCAGAACCGACTTCATCTCATTAAGGAGCTCGACAGACGAACAGGCCAG GGGCAATCAGCAATATCTGTGGATGATACCTTGAAGGTTGTTGCATGCAG GCAGCAAGGGAAGCGGTTGGCATCACTTGAGATGGAGCTGGCTGCAGCAAAGCATAAAGGTTTTGTTGGCAAATATACTCCTGAGACAAATGGAACTCATTCTGGGAAAAAGCCACTGATTGTTATTGGAATAATGAGTAGCTTTGGGAGGAAAAACTACCGTGATGCTGTCAGGAAATCATGGCTTCCAACAG GTTCAATGCTGAAGAAACTAGAAGAAGAAAAAGGCATTGTAGTACGTTTTGTTGTTGGAAGAAG TGCAAATCGAGGTGATACTTTCGATAGGGAGATTGATGACGAAAATAGGAGCACCAAGGATTTCTTGATATTG GATGATCATATAGAATCTGATGAAGAGCTTCCTAAGAAGACAAAAAGTTTCTTTGCTAATGCAGCAGAAACATTCAATGCTGCATTTTATGCTAAGGTCAATGATGATATATACATAAATGTCG ATACTTTGAGTGCAATGCTCGAAACTCACTGGGACAGGCCTCGTGTCTATATAGGTTGCATGAAATCGGGCGAGGTTTTCTCTGACTT AACCCACAAGTGGTACGAATCAGACTGGTGGAAATTTGGTGATGGGAAATC GTACTTTCGACACGCTTCTGGTGAAATGTTTGTCATATCCAGGGCCATAGCTCAGTTCATTTCTATAAACAA GTCCGCTCTCCGGacatatgcccatgatgatgttAGTGTTGGATCGTGGATGATTGGCCTTGCCGTGAATCATGTAAATGAAGCAAAACTGTGCTGTTCATCGTGGCCCTCAG GTCCTGGGTTCGAGCcccagcctctgcatattatgcgggtatggcttggcgcttaa
- the LOC100283067 gene encoding beta-1,3-galactosyltransferase sqv-2, translated as MQIREGPARRQAPSAAGALRSPMSAMMLAMFATMASFYVAGRLWQDAQNRLHLIKELDRRTGQGQSAISVDDTLKVVACRQQGKRLASLEMELAAAKHKGFVGKYTPETNGTHSGKKPLIVIGIMSSFGRKNYRDAVRKSWLPTGSMLKKLEEEKGIVVRFVVGRSANRGDTFDREIDDENRSTKDFLILDDHIESDEELPKKTKSFFANAAETFNAAFYAKVNDDIYINVDTLSAMLETHWDRPRVYIGCMKSGEVFSDLTHKWYESDWWKFGDGKSYFRHASGEMFVISRAIAQFISINKSALRTYAHDDVSVGSWMIGLAVNHVNEAKLCCSSWPSGALCSAL; from the exons ATGCAGATTCGGGAGGGCCCGGCGCGGCGGCAGGCGCCGTCCGCCGCTGGGGCGCTGCGGTCGCCCATGTCCGCCATGATGCTCGCTATGTTCGCTACTATGGCCTCCTTCTACGTCGCCGGTCG ATTGTGGCAGGATGCTCAGAACCGACTTCATCTCATTAAGGAGCTCGACAGACGAACAGGCCAG GGGCAATCAGCAATATCTGTGGATGATACCTTGAAGGTTGTTGCATGCAG GCAGCAAGGGAAGCGGTTGGCATCACTTGAGATGGAGCTGGCTGCAGCAAAGCATAAAGGTTTTGTTGGCAAATATACTCCTGAGACAAATGGAACTCATTCTGGGAAAAAGCCACTGATTGTTATTGGAATAATGAGTAGCTTTGGGAGGAAAAACTACCGTGATGCTGTCAGGAAATCATGGCTTCCAACAG GTTCAATGCTGAAGAAACTAGAAGAAGAAAAAGGCATTGTAGTACGTTTTGTTGTTGGAAGAAG TGCAAATCGAGGTGATACTTTCGATAGGGAGATTGATGACGAAAATAGGAGCACCAAGGATTTCTTGATATTG GATGATCATATAGAATCTGATGAAGAGCTTCCTAAGAAGACAAAAAGTTTCTTTGCTAATGCAGCAGAAACATTCAATGCTGCATTTTATGCTAAGGTCAATGATGATATATACATAAATGTCG ATACTTTGAGTGCAATGCTCGAAACTCACTGGGACAGGCCTCGTGTCTATATAGGTTGCATGAAATCGGGCGAGGTTTTCTCTGACTT AACCCACAAGTGGTACGAATCAGACTGGTGGAAATTTGGTGATGGGAAATC GTACTTTCGACACGCTTCTGGTGAAATGTTTGTCATATCCAGGGCCATAGCTCAGTTCATTTCTATAAACAA GTCCGCTCTCCGGacatatgcccatgatgatgttAGTGTTGGATCGTGGATGATTGGCCTTGCCGTGAATCATGTAAATGAAGCAAAACTGTGCTGTTCATCGTGGCCCTCAG GTGCGTTATGTTCAGCGCTATAA